The Candidatus Palauibacter australiensis nucleotide sequence GCGAGAAGGAGACGGAGGTGCGCTGGGGGCTGCGGGACTTCGAGCGGCGCTTCGGCCGGAGGGCCGAGGGCATGTGGCTCCCCGAGACGGCCGTCGACACGGAGACGCTCGACGTGCTGGCGGCGGCGGGCGTGGCCTTCACGATCCTGGCGCCGCACCAGGTCGCACAGGTGCCGGCCGGAGGCGTGGGGCGGGCCCGCCTCACGGGGGGCCGCGAGATCGCGGTCTTCATCTACGACGGCGGACTTTCGCACGGCGTGGCGTTCGGGGCCCTGCTCGACGGTCGCGACGCGTGGTTCGACGCGCTGCGGTCGGCTTCGGGCCGCGAGATTCCCTTCGTCGCGCTGGCGACGGATGGCGAGACCTTCGGGCACCACCACGGGGGCGCCGACCGCACGCTCATGCGAGTGATCCGTCGCGCCCGCGAAAGCGGAGAAGTGAAGATCGGGAACTTCGCCTCGGCGCTCGCCGCCGCGGGTGAGGTGCCGCTCGTGACCCTGGAAGAGCCCACCTCCTGGAGCTGCGCGCACGGCGTGGAACGATGGCGCTCCGAGTGCGGATGCCGGATGGCGCCTCACCACGACTCGCAACAGCGCTGGCGGGGGCCGCTCCGCGGGGCGCTTCAGTCGCTCGCGGTCGGACTCGATGAGGCGTACGCGGAGTTGGCGCCGGGCCGGTTGCCGGACCCGGATCGGGCCATGGAGGCGCTTGGCGAGGTTCTGGGCGCGCCGCCGGGGCTGGAGGACTTCGCCGCGCGAGCCGCCGGCACGGGAACCGGCGGCGGAGAACGCCCGGACGAAGCGCTGGCGCTGCTCGAGGTCGCCCGCGACCGGGCGGCGATGTTCACATCCTGCGCCTGGTTCTTCGACGATGTCGCGGGCCTCGAGGTGAAGCAGGTGCTCGGCTATGCCGCGCACGCTCTCGACCGCCTGCGTGGGCTCGCGCCGGAGCGTGCGGAGGCTCTGGAGACCGCCTTCGTCTCAGACCTCGCGAAGGCCCCGGCCAACGACGCCGACCTCGCGAACGCCGCGGCCGTGTACGAGCGTGCGTTCAGGTTGCGCGCCGGCGCCCCCGCCCCGGGGGACGCGTGAGCCGAGGCCCGCTCCGCTTCGCGTTCGCGATTCACCTCCACCAGCCCGTGGGGAACTTCGACCATGTGTTCGAGGATCACCTGACCGGCGTGTACCGGCCTCTGCTCAACGCGATCCACCGGCACGGCGCCTACCCCATCTCGCTTCACCTCTCCGGTCCCCTCCTCGACTGGGTCGAGCGCCACGCCCCCGACTTCCTCGATGACCTCGGGGAGCGGGCGGCGGAAGGCCACATCGAGCTCCTCGCCTCCGGACGCTACGAGCCCATCCTCGCGGCGCTCTCCACGGCGGACCGCGTGGAACAGGTCGAGTGGATGCGGGCGGATCTGCGCCGCCGGTTCGGGGTCGAGGCCCCGGGGCTCTGGCTCACGGAACGCGTCTGGGAACCCGATCTCGCCGCCGACCTGGCGCGGGCGGGCATCGA carries:
- a CDS encoding DUF3536 domain-containing protein, producing MDRATVVLHGHFYQPPREDPWTGRIRHEPGAAPFENWNERIAAECYEPLARARAFDWLSFDLGPTLARWLEGERPDVHDGFVRGDRASRARLGHGNAIAQPYHHIILPLASRREKETEVRWGLRDFERRFGRRAEGMWLPETAVDTETLDVLAAAGVAFTILAPHQVAQVPAGGVGRARLTGGREIAVFIYDGGLSHGVAFGALLDGRDAWFDALRSASGREIPFVALATDGETFGHHHGGADRTLMRVIRRARESGEVKIGNFASALAAAGEVPLVTLEEPTSWSCAHGVERWRSECGCRMAPHHDSQQRWRGPLRGALQSLAVGLDEAYAELAPGRLPDPDRAMEALGEVLGAPPGLEDFAARAAGTGTGGGERPDEALALLEVARDRAAMFTSCAWFFDDVAGLEVKQVLGYAAHALDRLRGLAPERAEALETAFVSDLAKAPANDADLANAAAVYERAFRLRAGAPAPGDA